Within the Clostridium scatologenes genome, the region CATATGGGAAACTGGCTTACTATAGAACCATTGTTAGCTACTGGTACTGTAGATGTCTTTGCAATGGAAGAAAATTGCTCGCCACCAGCTATTGATATGTATGCTGAAAAATATCAAGTAACTTTAGTATCTGTAAGTACTATAATTGATCTACCAGGTCTTGATGAAAAAATTCCTTATGATCCTTCTAAAGTGAACGCTATGGCTGATAGATTAATTGAACTTGCTATACAAAATTTTAAAAAGAGAAAAGAAAGAAATATTCAACCAATGGTTCCTAAAAAAATTCAAAAAGCTATAGCTGGGTTCTCAACTGAAGCTGTGTTAGGCGCTCTTGGAAATAAACTTGATCCTTTAGTAGATGTAATAGCTGCTGGGAAAATTAAGGGAGTTGTAGCTCTTGCAAATTGTTCTACTTTAAGAAATGGTCCTCAAGACTGGGTTACAATAAATCTTACAAAAGAGCTTATAAAAAAAGATATATTAGTTGTTAGTGGTGGCTGTGGAAATCATGCTCTTGAAGTTGCAGGATTATGTACAGTAGAAGCAGCTAATGAATTAGCTGGTGAAGGATTAAAAGAAGTATGCAATATGTTAAAAATCCCTCCAGTACTAAGCTTTGGAACCTGTACTGATACAGGTAGAATATCTATGCTTGTTACTGCTCTAGCAGATCATTTGGATGTTGATGTATCTGACCTTCCAATAGCTGTTACTGCTCCAGAATGGATGGAGCAAAAAGCAACCATAGATGGAATTTTTGCATTAGCCTATGGAGCTTATACTCATTTATCTCCTACTCCTTTTATGACAGGAGCTCCTCAGCTTGTAGAGCTTCTAACTAAAAAAGTAGAAGATGTAACAGGTGGAAAAATCGCACTAGGAGATAATCCTGTTGAGGTTGCAAACAATATAGAGGCTCACATAATAAGTAAAAGAAAAGGGTTAGGATTAAGTTAATATAAAAGCCATGCATAAACAAGGAAGTTTAATTTCCTATTTATGCATGGCTCTTGTTTTTATACAAGGATTTAATTCACTTTGTAATAATTCCTTATATAATGTTTCAACTACTTTTCATTATTATGTTTATTTTTATTAACTCTATTAGGTTTTGCTTTAGGCTTTATAACTGTATTTTTTCCTCTGGAATTACCATTTTTACCATTATTATATATAGCTCCGGTTCTCAAATCTATAAACCATAAGAAAAAAACTATAAATATTGCAGACTGTAAGTACTGCCATACACTTTCAGCTAAATTATATTTATAATAACCTGCTATTATATTAGGCACAAAAAATGCTATTATCGCTATGGCTAAAATAATCCACTTATTTGGATGAAACTTTGATAATACACGAATTTTTAACTGATTGTAAACAACTACAAAAATTATTACAAAAAACAAAACCTGCAAAACTACTTTTGTCCATAAAGGCATCTACTTCTCCTCCTTCACTTTTGTCTATTAATTCTATTATTATATACTTTTCCTTTTATATCAATACCTTTTTTGTGAAACATTATAAAATCAATGTTTAATGATATATAATTATTTTAAAAATTTTCTAACTTTTTATATTTACTATTTATAAATAATCATTATCGTGATATAATATTATAAAAAGAAATGGGAGGTAAATTATATGATTGATTACAAACAACTTATGCAAGATATACTTGATAAAAAAGTAAAAATTGAGCTTATGCTAGATAGAGCCATAAAAATCGGCTCTCAAAATATTACCAGTGAAAGTGGTTTTGTAGAAGCATACGAATTAAGTGATTCTGAGAAATATAGAGCTATTTTAACTAGAGGTGATGACATTTATTATGCTGAAACAGAATTATGTGCTGATATGCAGCAAAATGGTTCCTGTACTTATAGATATGAACAAGTATACAAAGTAATATTAAACGACTCTTGTAACTGTCAATGTGAATGTAAGTAAAAAAATAATGTCCTAAATTTATTTTTAGGGCATTATTTTTTATCTGATATATACTATCTTATATATCTAAACCTGCTGATTCTCTAAGTTTATCTACAGATTTATCTTCTTTATTGTTTTGAAGCATCATATATACGTAAATTGGAATACCCATAAGTAGTAGTAAGAATCCATACATTACTGTCTCTGCTCCTGTTCCATAAATTGCAT harbors:
- the cooS gene encoding anaerobic carbon-monoxide dehydrogenase catalytic subunit, with translation MSETILEKSEGRVSYHDSVEEMIKRIREDGMSNAFDRYALQDKIRCKFCLEGLSCQLCSNGPCRISEKTGQTKGVCGISADAMAMRNFLLKNIMGAGTYSHHAYEAFRTLKATAEGKTPFKITDVNKLKWMCEKVGINTNQEINDMAIELAVLLEDQQIIGIEDKNIMIEAFAPKKRKELWRKLDIYPGGTVHEEQNCVASCLTNVDGSHVSLAMKALRLGIATIYNSQIGLEMVQDILFGTPTPHEVNMDLGIMDPEYVNIVFNGHQPWPGVATILKARTKEVQEKAKAAGAKGLRIVGSIETGQELLQRFEIDDVFVGHMGNWLTIEPLLATGTVDVFAMEENCSPPAIDMYAEKYQVTLVSVSTIIDLPGLDEKIPYDPSKVNAMADRLIELAIQNFKKRKERNIQPMVPKKIQKAIAGFSTEAVLGALGNKLDPLVDVIAAGKIKGVVALANCSTLRNGPQDWVTINLTKELIKKDILVVSGGCGNHALEVAGLCTVEAANELAGEGLKEVCNMLKIPPVLSFGTCTDTGRISMLVTALADHLDVDVSDLPIAVTAPEWMEQKATIDGIFALAYGAYTHLSPTPFMTGAPQLVELLTKKVEDVTGGKIALGDNPVEVANNIEAHIISKRKGLGLS